The proteins below are encoded in one region of Pseudoduganella armeniaca:
- a CDS encoding methyl-accepting chemotaxis protein produces MLSKTSTRLRYTVAACAFFALTLIGTFTVMQLFVAPDLAALEGRLVIDQAAEIGTRVSEQLRKVEAQQRSITQTVALLDSEQIDRLQPGLVDQYGDPNVFGGGIWPLPNKREQGREKFSTFFARDAATRQLVVNTHWNSPESLKYWEQPWYENGKTAAKGHCNWAKAYQDDASPQPRTNCAMPIYKGAELYGVSTIDVTLGFFNTLVADMEKKLGAQILIVEGDGKIVSNSTRIDGNIVLKNVGDLAASSPMAAEIKVLLDKARNGEPVEGSYQTPQGRHTLFLRAIPGSPWFIATGIPTSMLATNSDRIMFKLAAIQVPMGVLLLVAVVSALGVFMRRLGTLKASIDELGAGEGDLTRRLPETGGLEFAGVARSFNTFIAQLQDIVRQVATGSASISAASEEISSGNRDLSARTEDQAASLEETAASMEEITGTVKQTADNADRANRLASQASDVATRGGNVIGDVVAKMNAISDASKKIVDITGVIDGIAFQTNILALNAAVEAARAGEQGRGFAVVAGEVRNLAQRAASAAKEIKALIDDSNTQVNAGAELVGQAGATMSEIIATTENVATIVNEIVSAAREQSSGIEQINQTITQLDASTQQNAALVEQVAASAEAMQQQAQVLNGVVGAFRL; encoded by the coding sequence ATGCTTAGTAAAACTTCCACGCGGTTGCGCTACACCGTCGCCGCCTGCGCATTCTTCGCCCTGACGTTGATCGGCACCTTCACGGTCATGCAGCTATTCGTCGCGCCCGATCTCGCGGCGCTGGAAGGCCGCCTGGTCATTGACCAAGCCGCCGAGATCGGCACCCGCGTCAGCGAGCAGCTGCGCAAGGTCGAGGCGCAGCAGCGCAGCATCACGCAGACCGTCGCCTTGCTCGACAGCGAACAGATCGACCGCCTCCAGCCCGGCCTGGTGGACCAGTACGGCGACCCGAACGTGTTCGGCGGCGGCATCTGGCCCTTGCCCAACAAGCGCGAGCAGGGCCGCGAGAAATTCAGCACCTTCTTCGCGCGCGATGCCGCGACCCGGCAGCTGGTCGTCAACACCCACTGGAATTCGCCCGAGTCGCTGAAGTACTGGGAACAGCCCTGGTACGAAAACGGCAAGACCGCCGCGAAGGGCCACTGCAACTGGGCCAAGGCCTACCAGGACGACGCCAGCCCGCAGCCGCGCACCAACTGCGCCATGCCGATCTACAAGGGCGCCGAGCTGTATGGCGTCTCCACCATCGACGTGACCCTGGGCTTCTTCAACACCCTGGTGGCCGATATGGAAAAGAAGCTCGGCGCCCAGATCCTGATCGTCGAAGGGGACGGCAAGATCGTCAGCAACAGCACGCGGATCGACGGCAACATCGTGCTGAAGAACGTCGGCGACCTGGCCGCGTCCTCACCGATGGCCGCCGAGATCAAGGTGCTGCTGGACAAGGCGCGCAACGGCGAGCCGGTCGAGGGTTCCTACCAGACGCCGCAAGGACGCCACACGCTGTTCCTGCGCGCCATCCCGGGCAGCCCGTGGTTCATCGCCACCGGCATCCCGACCAGCATGCTGGCGACGAACAGCGACCGCATCATGTTCAAGCTGGCCGCCATCCAGGTGCCGATGGGCGTGCTGCTGCTGGTGGCCGTGGTCAGCGCGCTCGGTGTGTTCATGCGGCGCCTCGGCACCCTGAAGGCCAGCATCGACGAACTGGGTGCCGGCGAAGGCGACCTGACGCGTCGCCTGCCCGAGACGGGCGGACTGGAATTCGCCGGCGTCGCGCGCAGCTTCAATACCTTCATCGCGCAGTTGCAGGACATCGTGCGCCAGGTGGCCACCGGCTCCGCGTCGATCAGCGCCGCGTCGGAGGAAATCTCCAGCGGCAACCGCGACCTGTCCGCACGCACGGAGGACCAGGCTGCGTCGCTCGAGGAAACGGCGGCGTCGATGGAGGAAATCACGGGCACGGTGAAGCAGACCGCCGACAATGCGGACCGCGCCAACCGCCTGGCCAGCCAGGCTTCCGACGTGGCCACCCGTGGCGGCAACGTGATCGGCGACGTCGTCGCCAAGATGAACGCGATCAGCGACGCATCGAAGAAGATCGTCGACATCACGGGCGTCATCGACGGGATCGCGTTCCAGACCAATATCCTGGCACTGAACGCGGCGGTGGAGGCGGCCCGCGCCGGTGAGCAGGGCCGCGGCTTCGCCGTCGTGGCGGGCGAGGTGCGCAACCTGGCGCAGCGCGCCGCCAGCGCGGCCAAGGAAATCAAGGCCCTGATCGACGACTCGAACACGCAAGTCAACGCCGGCGCCGAGCTGGTCGGGCAGGCGGGTGCCACGATGAGCGAGATCATCGCGACCACGGAGAACGTCGCCACGATCGTCAACGAGATCGTGTCAGCCGCCCGCGAACAGAGCAGCGGTATCGAGCAGATCAACCAGACCATCACGCAGCTCGACGCCAGCACCCAGCAGAACGCGGCCCTGGTCGAACAGGTCGCGGCCAGCGCCGAAGCGATGCAGCAGCAGGCGCAGGTGCTGAACGGCGTGGTCGGCGCGTTCCGCCTGTAA
- the tssA gene encoding type VI secretion system protein TssA, protein MFTAEQLLIPISDSKPCGEDMAFSPELDAIAHARKFDDPSLAQGAWETELKEADWEFVVTRCVKLLAEKSKDLRLAVWLTEAAAKQHHLRGLGEGFRLLAGLCDTFWDLGLYPEAEDGDNDQRIGNLSWILARTRTLLRELPLTEGRGTAFSTIDFEAARKRATAGEENDQSGAPKLADMEAAKARTSPAFRAKFTADAQYCLDALRDLERAADARLGQDSPGFSQAREAVEAMVHVMPAPVTESAPVEQATAPTGDSGVPTQVHVQPGTGTQQGPIRTRAQAIAQLRAVAQFFRETEPHSPVSYFAEKAAAAGEQDLHTWLRSVVKDQASLAHIEELLGVPPAQS, encoded by the coding sequence ATGTTCACTGCCGAACAGCTATTAATACCGATCAGCGACAGCAAGCCGTGCGGCGAGGACATGGCGTTCTCGCCCGAGCTGGACGCCATTGCCCACGCGCGCAAGTTCGACGACCCGTCGCTGGCCCAGGGCGCATGGGAAACGGAACTGAAGGAAGCCGACTGGGAGTTCGTCGTCACCCGCTGCGTCAAGCTGCTGGCTGAGAAGAGCAAGGACCTGCGCCTGGCCGTCTGGCTGACCGAGGCGGCGGCCAAGCAGCATCACCTGCGCGGCCTGGGCGAAGGCTTCCGCCTGCTGGCAGGCCTGTGCGACACGTTCTGGGACCTGGGCCTGTATCCGGAGGCGGAAGACGGCGATAACGACCAGCGCATCGGCAACCTGTCGTGGATTCTGGCGCGCACCCGCACCCTGCTGCGCGAACTGCCGCTGACCGAAGGACGCGGCACCGCATTCTCCACGATCGACTTCGAGGCCGCCCGCAAGCGCGCCACGGCAGGCGAGGAAAACGACCAGTCGGGCGCGCCGAAGCTGGCGGACATGGAAGCGGCCAAGGCGCGCACGTCGCCGGCGTTCCGTGCCAAGTTCACGGCCGATGCGCAGTACTGCCTGGACGCGCTGCGCGACCTGGAACGCGCCGCTGACGCGCGCCTGGGCCAGGACAGCCCAGGCTTCTCGCAGGCGCGCGAAGCCGTCGAGGCCATGGTGCACGTGATGCCGGCACCGGTGACGGAGAGCGCGCCGGTCGAGCAAGCCACCGCGCCGACCGGCGACAGCGGCGTACCGACGCAGGTCCACGTGCAGCCCGGCACCGGCACCCAGCAGGGTCCGATCCGCACCCGCGCGCAGGCGATCGCGCAACTGCGCGCGGTGGCCCAATTCTTCCGCGAGACCGAGCCGCACAGCCCCGTCTCGTACTTCGCCGAGAAGGCCGCCGCGGCAGGCGAACAGGACCTGCATACCTGGCTGCGCTCCGTGGTCAAGGACCAGGCCTCGCTGGCCCATATCGAGGAGCTGCTGGGCGTGCCGCCGGCCCAGAGCTGA
- a CDS encoding OmpA family protein: MRFIPTIVIAATLAACAAAAAQNVAPALATPEPGQVTVSGTVPDDASKAAVLAKLRELYGADKVVDQIAVGPVSMPANWNNYVQKLITPELKQISKGQLKIDGNTVSLRGEVANEALRQRIASNVATSLNPTYTVNNGLRVSAADQAILDNTLANRTVEFESGKATLTPAGKAIVDEMLAALLKMKGRKVEIIGHTDSAGLRSSNLALSQARADTVKAYFASHGLNGDLLTATGQGPDRPIASNDTADGRARNRRIEFRISQ, translated from the coding sequence ATGCGATTCATCCCTACCATCGTCATCGCCGCGACCCTGGCCGCCTGCGCCGCCGCCGCGGCCCAGAACGTGGCCCCGGCCCTGGCGACGCCCGAGCCGGGCCAGGTCACCGTCAGCGGCACCGTGCCGGACGATGCCAGCAAGGCCGCCGTGCTGGCCAAGCTGCGCGAGCTGTACGGCGCCGACAAGGTGGTCGACCAGATCGCCGTCGGCCCCGTCTCGATGCCGGCCAACTGGAACAACTACGTGCAGAAGCTGATCACGCCGGAACTGAAGCAGATCAGCAAGGGCCAGCTGAAGATCGACGGCAATACCGTCAGCCTGCGCGGCGAGGTCGCCAACGAGGCGCTGCGCCAGCGCATCGCCAGCAACGTGGCCACCAGCCTGAATCCGACCTACACAGTCAACAACGGCCTGCGCGTGTCGGCCGCCGACCAGGCCATCCTGGACAACACGCTGGCCAACCGCACCGTCGAATTCGAAAGCGGCAAGGCCACCCTGACGCCGGCCGGCAAGGCCATCGTCGACGAGATGCTGGCCGCGCTGTTGAAGATGAAGGGCCGCAAGGTCGAGATCATCGGCCACACCGACAGCGCCGGCCTGCGCTCGTCCAACCTGGCGCTCAGCCAGGCGCGCGCCGACACGGTCAAGGCGTATTTCGCCAGCCATGGCTTGAACGGCGACCTGCTGACCGCCACCGGCCAGGGTCCGGACCGCCCGATCGCCAGCAACGACACGGCCGACGGCCGCGCGCGCAACCGCCGCATCGAATTCCGCATCTCACAATAA
- the tagF gene encoding type VI secretion system-associated protein TagF, giving the protein MSRGMTPISVGYFGKIPSRGDFVKASDSPALIKVLDDWLSQAMDLMSTDARWRLHYDAVTPLHFAFVGPRRRHAIGGHIVASTDQSNRRYPFMMMSAMEVADPGAFVPNAPLVLTRLWNRLEAMTVGVRAAGDPTMALQSATSQQIELDLGTAAYDAAFEDFLELQTVGALDAMLDQAGYRASARQILLALGMLLQPVLASSSSRLEKSLLLPLPEDPVYRNLVAAFWMHLITPFLVRADFELALFVTRLANKPAMVLGFSGASAQTLRAIMDPQVALERHIDFDQLDWVEEQIDTDYAIKKLSTYLAQGNLSLKSALDSVGTAFIGT; this is encoded by the coding sequence ATGAGCCGCGGCATGACGCCGATCTCGGTCGGCTACTTCGGCAAGATCCCCAGCCGCGGCGACTTCGTCAAGGCCAGCGACAGCCCGGCACTGATCAAGGTGCTGGACGACTGGCTGTCGCAGGCGATGGACCTGATGAGTACCGACGCGCGCTGGCGCCTGCATTACGACGCCGTCACGCCGCTGCACTTCGCCTTCGTCGGGCCGCGCCGCCGCCACGCGATCGGCGGCCATATCGTGGCCAGCACCGACCAGTCCAACCGGCGCTATCCGTTCATGATGATGAGCGCGATGGAAGTGGCCGACCCGGGCGCCTTCGTGCCGAACGCGCCGCTGGTGCTGACGCGGCTGTGGAACCGCCTGGAAGCGATGACGGTCGGCGTGCGCGCGGCCGGCGACCCGACCATGGCGCTGCAAAGCGCCACCAGCCAGCAGATCGAACTGGACCTGGGCACGGCCGCCTACGATGCCGCGTTCGAGGACTTCCTGGAACTGCAGACCGTCGGCGCGCTGGACGCGATGCTGGACCAGGCCGGCTACCGTGCCTCGGCGCGGCAGATCCTGCTGGCGCTGGGCATGCTGCTGCAGCCCGTGCTGGCCAGCAGCTCGAGCCGGTTGGAAAAAAGCCTGCTGCTGCCGCTGCCGGAAGACCCGGTCTACCGCAACCTGGTGGCGGCGTTCTGGATGCACCTGATCACGCCGTTCCTGGTGCGGGCCGATTTCGAGCTGGCGCTGTTCGTCACGCGCCTGGCCAACAAGCCGGCCATGGTGCTGGGCTTCTCCGGCGCCTCGGCGCAGACCTTGCGCGCCATCATGGACCCGCAGGTGGCGCTGGAACGGCACATCGACTTCGACCAGCTGGACTGGGTGGAGGAGCAGATCGACACGGATTACGCGATCAAGAAGCTGTCCACCTACCTGGCGCAAGGCAACCTGTCACTCAAGTCCGCGCTCGATTCGGTCGGCACGGCGTTTATCGGAACCTGA
- the tssM gene encoding type VI secretion system membrane subunit TssM encodes MQKTWEFLTSRRSLIVIGWLAFAATLFIAATLLQWPASVPWTVMAVALLFGAIVWLWRRYRRRQRADQLGDMLEQQAKAPAPAPAPAPAQVDAVHRQETEVIRKRLLEAIGTIKSSKLGQLSGDAALYELPWYMVIGNPAAGKSTAIASSGLQFPFADSKVVHGVGGTRNCDWFFTTEGILLDTAGRYSVVDEDRAEWFGFLDLLKKYRKKAPINGVIIAVSIAELTRNRPEFAIELAKNLRQRVQELTERLEVHAPVYVVFTKADLITGFNEFFQDSERAERDRVWGATLPYSQSASSEQLLDQFDARFDELYDGLKDLSLANMSLQWRERMPPGVFTFPLEFSSVKPALRSFIATLFEENPYQFKPVFRGFYFTSALQEGETVSASSHRVAQRFDLQLQPPQHEELHQQQGYFLLNLFRKVIFADKDLVAQYASPAKTRMRYAMFFAAMAFVGLALGGWSWSFMNNRQLVANVQADLDQAIKLQQKSIDLQSRLQALEILQDRIEQLDRYEDSRPLSLGLGLYQGDVLNRKLREEYFNGVREVMLKPVGQSLETFLAEVNNNAGQLQPMTKPVTAASGAAPAGSDSAAVNNGAMQFKDASPANAEDAYNALKTYLMLTDKSRAEAAHLNDQLTRFWRVWLDSNRGAMPREQMIRSAERLISFYLAQVSDPAWPQLEGKLALVDQTRDNLRRVVRGMPARERVYADIKARAATRFPSMTVARIVGEQDKDIVLGSYAIPGTFTRAAWEGFVQEAIKEAANHELSAADWVLKTSSNTDLTLEGSPEQIQKSLTELYKNDYAKEWTKFVQGVTIRDLDGFGAATAAMNRLGDPQNSPITKLVTTVYEQTSWDNPSLLDAGIQRAQRGISGWFRETILRQKPSQINVNLPSNPVQNAALPLGPVGREFAGVARLVVNKDNSSLMRGYIDQMSKLRARLNQIKNQGDPGPGAKQLMQQTLDGSGSELAEALKYVDEQMLVGMTDAQKNAIRPVLVRPLMQTFAVIVKPTEAEIDKVWQAQVVQPFSKNLALKYPFAPESKLEATNAEIGEMFGPEGAIAKFFNTTIGPLVVRRGDVLSAKTWADMGIHLEPSVIANFPGWVAPLSAGGVASQAAAAPGEPQTLFDVQALGATGATEFTLEIDGQALRWRGQPQPWVKMRWPNPTGLPGARIKAITPAGNTVVLLDESGRDGLRKMIDAARRTRRDNGVFELAWSNTGVTVTANLKIVGQVTPPPQAAVPQSGTNFKRLRLPETIIAAAPAAPAPAPAPAPAPGAPAPAAPAPAAPAPTRGAGATVGAMP; translated from the coding sequence ATGCAAAAAACCTGGGAATTCCTGACATCGCGCCGCAGCCTGATCGTCATCGGCTGGCTGGCCTTTGCCGCCACCTTGTTCATCGCGGCCACCCTGCTGCAATGGCCCGCCAGCGTGCCGTGGACGGTCATGGCGGTGGCGCTGCTGTTCGGCGCCATCGTCTGGCTGTGGCGCCGCTACCGCCGCCGCCAGCGCGCGGACCAGCTGGGCGACATGCTCGAGCAGCAGGCCAAGGCGCCGGCGCCGGCGCCGGCGCCGGCGCCGGCCCAGGTCGACGCGGTGCACCGCCAGGAGACGGAGGTGATCCGCAAGCGCCTGCTGGAAGCGATCGGCACCATCAAGAGTTCCAAGCTGGGCCAACTGTCCGGCGACGCGGCGCTGTACGAGCTGCCGTGGTACATGGTCATCGGTAACCCGGCCGCCGGCAAGAGCACGGCGATCGCCAGCTCCGGCCTGCAGTTCCCGTTCGCCGACTCGAAGGTCGTGCACGGCGTCGGCGGCACCCGCAACTGCGACTGGTTCTTCACCACCGAAGGCATCCTGCTCGACACGGCCGGGCGCTACTCCGTGGTGGACGAGGACCGCGCCGAGTGGTTCGGCTTCCTCGACCTGTTGAAGAAGTACCGCAAGAAGGCCCCGATCAATGGCGTCATCATCGCCGTCAGCATCGCGGAGCTGACGCGCAACCGCCCGGAATTCGCCATCGAGCTGGCCAAGAACCTGCGCCAGCGCGTGCAGGAACTGACCGAGCGCCTCGAGGTGCATGCGCCGGTCTACGTCGTGTTTACCAAGGCCGACCTGATCACCGGCTTCAACGAATTCTTCCAGGACAGCGAACGCGCCGAGCGCGATCGCGTCTGGGGCGCCACCCTGCCGTACAGCCAGAGCGCCAGCTCCGAGCAGCTGCTGGACCAGTTCGACGCCCGCTTCGACGAGCTGTACGACGGCCTGAAGGACCTGTCGCTGGCGAACATGTCGCTGCAATGGCGCGAGCGCATGCCGCCCGGCGTGTTCACGTTCCCGCTCGAATTCTCGTCGGTCAAGCCGGCGCTGCGCTCGTTCATCGCCACGCTGTTCGAGGAGAACCCGTACCAGTTCAAGCCCGTGTTCCGCGGCTTCTATTTCACCAGCGCGCTGCAGGAAGGCGAGACCGTGTCGGCCTCGTCGCACCGCGTGGCGCAGCGCTTCGACCTGCAGCTGCAACCGCCGCAGCATGAGGAACTGCACCAGCAGCAGGGCTATTTCCTGCTGAACCTGTTCCGCAAGGTGATCTTCGCCGACAAGGACCTGGTGGCGCAGTACGCCAGCCCGGCCAAGACCCGCATGCGCTACGCGATGTTCTTCGCGGCGATGGCCTTCGTCGGCCTGGCGCTGGGCGGCTGGAGCTGGTCGTTCATGAACAACCGCCAGCTGGTGGCCAACGTGCAGGCGGACCTGGACCAGGCCATCAAGCTGCAGCAGAAGAGCATCGACCTGCAGTCGCGCCTGCAGGCACTGGAGATTCTGCAGGACCGCATCGAGCAGCTCGACCGCTACGAGGACAGCCGGCCGCTGTCGCTGGGCCTGGGCCTGTACCAGGGCGACGTCTTGAACCGCAAGCTGCGCGAGGAATACTTCAACGGCGTGCGCGAGGTGATGCTGAAACCCGTCGGCCAGTCGCTCGAGACCTTCCTGGCGGAGGTCAACAACAACGCCGGCCAGCTGCAGCCGATGACGAAACCGGTCACCGCGGCCAGCGGCGCGGCGCCCGCGGGCAGCGACAGCGCCGCCGTCAACAACGGCGCCATGCAGTTCAAGGATGCGTCGCCGGCCAACGCGGAAGATGCGTACAACGCGCTCAAGACCTACCTGATGCTGACCGATAAGTCGCGTGCCGAGGCCGCCCACCTGAACGACCAGCTGACCCGCTTCTGGCGCGTCTGGCTGGATTCGAACCGCGGCGCGATGCCGCGCGAGCAGATGATCCGCAGCGCCGAGCGCCTGATCTCGTTCTACCTGGCGCAGGTGTCCGACCCGGCCTGGCCGCAGCTGGAAGGCAAGCTGGCCCTGGTCGACCAGACCCGCGACAACCTGCGCCGCGTGGTGCGCGGCATGCCGGCGCGCGAGCGCGTGTATGCCGACATCAAGGCGCGCGCCGCCACCCGCTTCCCGTCGATGACGGTGGCGCGCATCGTCGGCGAGCAGGACAAGGACATCGTGCTGGGCAGCTATGCGATCCCGGGCACCTTCACCCGCGCCGCCTGGGAAGGCTTCGTGCAGGAAGCGATCAAGGAAGCCGCCAACCACGAGCTGTCGGCCGCCGACTGGGTGCTGAAAACCTCGTCGAACACCGACTTGACGCTGGAGGGCAGCCCGGAACAGATCCAGAAGTCGCTGACGGAGCTGTACAAGAACGACTATGCCAAGGAGTGGACCAAGTTCGTGCAGGGCGTGACCATCCGCGACCTGGACGGCTTCGGCGCCGCCACGGCCGCGATGAACCGCCTGGGCGACCCGCAGAATTCGCCGATCACGAAACTGGTGACGACCGTCTACGAGCAGACCTCGTGGGACAACCCGTCGCTGCTCGACGCCGGCATCCAGCGCGCCCAGCGCGGCATCAGCGGCTGGTTCCGCGAGACGATCCTGCGCCAGAAGCCGTCGCAGATCAACGTCAACCTGCCGAGCAATCCGGTGCAGAACGCGGCGCTGCCGCTGGGCCCCGTGGGCCGCGAGTTCGCCGGCGTGGCGCGCCTGGTCGTCAACAAGGACAACAGCTCGCTGATGCGCGGCTATATCGACCAGATGTCGAAACTGCGCGCGCGCCTGAACCAGATCAAGAACCAGGGCGACCCGGGTCCCGGCGCCAAGCAGCTGATGCAGCAGACCCTGGACGGCAGCGGTTCCGAACTGGCCGAGGCGCTGAAATACGTCGACGAGCAGATGCTGGTCGGGATGACGGATGCGCAGAAGAACGCCATCCGCCCGGTACTGGTGCGTCCGCTGATGCAGACCTTCGCCGTCATCGTCAAGCCGACCGAGGCCGAGATCGACAAAGTCTGGCAGGCGCAGGTCGTGCAGCCCTTCAGCAAGAACCTGGCGCTGAAGTATCCGTTCGCGCCGGAGTCGAAGCTGGAAGCGACCAATGCGGAAATCGGCGAGATGTTCGGTCCGGAAGGCGCCATCGCCAAGTTCTTCAACACGACGATCGGCCCGCTGGTGGTGCGCCGCGGCGACGTGCTGAGCGCCAAGACCTGGGCCGACATGGGCATCCACCTGGAGCCGTCCGTGATCGCCAACTTCCCCGGCTGGGTGGCGCCGCTGTCGGCCGGCGGCGTGGCCAGCCAGGCCGCCGCCGCGCCGGGCGAACCGCAGACGCTGTTCGACGTGCAGGCGCTGGGCGCCACCGGCGCGACCGAGTTCACGCTGGAGATCGACGGCCAGGCGCTGCGCTGGCGCGGCCAGCCGCAGCCATGGGTCAAGATGCGCTGGCCGAATCCGACCGGCCTGCCGGGCGCCCGCATCAAGGCCATCACCCCGGCCGGTAACACCGTGGTGCTGCTGGACGAATCGGGCCGCGACGGCCTGCGCAAGATGATCGACGCGGCGCGCCGCACCCGCCGCGACAACGGCGTGTTCGAACTCGCCTGGAGCAACACCGGCGTGACGGTGACGGCCAACCTGAAGATCGTCGGCCAGGTCACCCCGCCGCCACAGGCCGCCGTACCGCAGTCGGGCACCAACTTCAAGCGCCTGCGCCTGCCGGAGACGATCATCGCCGCCGCACCGGCGGCACCGGCACCCGCTCCTGCCCCCGCCCCCGCGCCGGGCGCGCCGGCCCCTGCCGCCCCGGCACCGGCCGCGCCGGCACCGACGCGCGGCGCCGGCGCCACCGTCGGAGCCATGCCATGA
- a CDS encoding M15 family metallopeptidase yields the protein MWLLAIILYFVLACLVSWMILFPAGREFMLNGLSSSIRRLRRGAGELAQRRLREAEALRHSGSASAGALGDFLRRHYLLCAGGIALLFLPPLLAIVLGSRSTLSGYETSTREVNTQVAELLQGEQLVPPPPLPPLVFAQAQAEVAQERPMLVTASRDWGMMHAEYTQRLLMVFKIMKEKYGYDMAILEGYRSPERQNRLAAMGSSVTSAAAYQSWHQYGLAADCAFLRDGKLVITEKDPWAMRGYQLYGEVAESMGLTWGGRWKMMDFGHTELRLPGVMKRKE from the coding sequence GTGTGGCTGCTGGCGATAATTCTTTATTTTGTACTGGCCTGTCTCGTCAGCTGGATGATCCTGTTCCCCGCCGGACGCGAATTCATGCTGAACGGATTGAGCTCGTCCATCCGCCGCCTGCGGCGCGGCGCGGGCGAGCTCGCCCAGCGGCGCCTGCGCGAGGCTGAAGCGCTGCGGCACAGCGGCAGTGCGTCGGCCGGTGCCCTGGGCGATTTCCTGCGCCGTCATTATCTGCTGTGCGCCGGCGGCATCGCACTGCTTTTCCTGCCGCCCCTGCTGGCCATCGTGCTGGGTAGCCGGTCCACCCTGAGCGGCTACGAAACCTCCACCCGGGAAGTCAATACGCAGGTCGCCGAGCTGCTGCAAGGCGAACAGCTGGTGCCGCCCCCGCCGCTGCCGCCGCTGGTATTTGCACAGGCGCAAGCCGAAGTGGCACAGGAGCGGCCAATGCTCGTGACGGCCAGCCGCGACTGGGGCATGATGCACGCGGAGTATACGCAGCGTCTGCTGATGGTCTTCAAGATCATGAAGGAAAAATACGGCTATGACATGGCGATCCTGGAAGGCTACCGCAGCCCGGAGCGCCAGAACCGCCTGGCGGCGATGGGCTCGAGCGTGACGAGTGCCGCGGCCTACCAGAGCTGGCACCAGTATGGCCTGGCCGCCGATTGCGCCTTCCTGCGCGACGGCAAACTGGTCATCACGGAAAAGGACCCGTGGGCGATGCGCGGCTACCAGCTGTACGGCGAGGTGGCCGAGTCGATGGGCCTGACCTGGGGCGGGCGCTGGAAAATGATGGATTTCGGGCACACGGAACTGCGTCTGCCCGGCGTGATGAAACGGAAGGAGTAA
- a CDS encoding winged helix-turn-helix transcriptional regulator: MTKGSFIEMNCPIAQTLEQVGEWWTFVILRDAFCGASRFQDFQKRLGISTNVLTRRLARLVDSGIFTREPSETDARVVHYRLTQKGYALYPILTAMTLWGEQWVPHPEGARVKLIERATGAPIAGVHILSAAGRALTPEEIDTVAGPAAADRTHALMRMREETINNDE, from the coding sequence ATGACAAAAGGTTCCTTCATCGAGATGAACTGCCCCATCGCCCAGACCCTGGAGCAGGTCGGCGAGTGGTGGACGTTCGTCATCCTGCGCGACGCCTTCTGCGGCGCCAGCCGCTTCCAGGACTTCCAGAAGCGCCTCGGCATCAGCACCAACGTGCTCACGCGCCGGCTGGCGCGCCTGGTCGACAGCGGCATCTTCACGCGCGAGCCGTCCGAAACCGACGCGCGGGTCGTGCATTACCGCCTCACGCAGAAGGGCTACGCCCTGTATCCGATCCTGACGGCGATGACGCTGTGGGGCGAACAGTGGGTGCCGCATCCGGAAGGCGCGCGCGTCAAGCTGATCGAACGGGCCACCGGCGCTCCGATCGCGGGCGTGCACATCCTGTCGGCCGCTGGACGCGCGCTGACACCGGAGGAGATCGATACGGTGGCGGGACCGGCCGCCGCCGACAGAACGCACGCTTTGATGCGCATGAGAGAGGAGACCATCAATAATGACGAATGA